A genomic region of Elaeis guineensis isolate ETL-2024a chromosome 9, EG11, whole genome shotgun sequence contains the following coding sequences:
- the LOC140851568 gene encoding cellulose synthase-like protein H1 — MATLHKLPLQERLPVKNTFQRASSLLILTLLFSLLLYRLTSLHSHGPIWFIAFLCESWFTFVWVLYMNGKWNPVKYKTYPERLLKRSDIDLPAVDMFVTTADPKLEPPIVTANTVLSLLAVEYPAHKLACYVSDDAGSPITFYSLLEASKFAKLWVPFCKKYNVGVRAPFVHFSSEPQASQSLSQEFMDDWRYMKNKYEELSQRIDDAASHYMDDELADFSNIERGNHPSLIKVIWENKQGLEDGIPHLVYVAREKRPKHPHHYKAGAMNVLARVSGVMTNAPFMLNVDCDMFANNPEVILHGMCLLLGFDNEVSTGFVQAPQQFYGALKDDPFGNQLVVLQGITGVGFGGIQGPFYGGTGCFHRRKILYGSAPGLAGVSKHYDLSDKEPQRIYGDSRELMESASRIISGKIRETSCNNNLSSRVEVAKRVASCSYEFNTCWGKQIGWAYGSMTEDILTGLRIHSMGWKSVYLILDPPAFLGSAPTGGPASLTQYKRWSTGLLEILFIKSSPIIAAFSKQLKFRMCLAYLIVIVWPLRSIGEICYALLPAYCLLANTSFLPKASEAVFVIPLALFLISNIHSLIEYFQCGLSARACWNNQRMHRIFAMTAWLFGLLAVLLKILGLSETIFEVTRKDQQSDANDTDKDPGRFTFDNSPVFVSGTAVLLVNKVALAVGLLRLHGPVDGGPSPGLGEFACSVWVVFSFWPFVRGLVGKGSYGIPWPVILKAAVLASLFMQFCGFGWVH, encoded by the exons ATGGCCACCCTCCACAAACTCCCTCTCCAAGAGAGACTCCCTGTCAAGAACACTTTCCAAAGAGCCTCAAGTCTTCTCATCCTCACCCTcctattctccctcctcctctatcGCCTCACCTCACTCCATAGCCATGGCCCCATTTGGTTCATTGCCTTTCTTTGTGAGTCTTGGTTCACCTTCGTCTGGGTCCTCTACATGAATGGGAAATGGAACCCAGTCAAGTACAAAACCTACCCTGAACGCCTCCTGAAGAG ATCTGATATTGATCTCCCAGCTGTGGACATGTTTGTCACCACGGCGGACCCCAAGCTGGAGCCTCCGATCGTCACAGCGAACACCGTGCTCTCTTTGCTGGCTGTGGAATACCCGGCTCACAAGCTAGCATGCTATGTTTCGGACGATGCAGGCTCGCCCATCACCTTCTATTCTCTCCTGGAAGCTTCAAAATTTGCCAAGCTATGGGTTCCTTTCTGCAAGAAGTACAACGTTGGAGTAAGAGCTCCTTTTGTGCACTTCTCTTCTGAGCCCCAGGCTTCACAATCTCTCTCACAAGAATTCATGGATGATTGGAGATACATGAag AACAAGTATGAGGAGTTAAGTCAGAGaattgatgatgctgcttcacattACATGGATGATGAGCTCGCTGATttctcaaatattgaacgagGAAACCATCCAAGCCTAATTAAG GTTATATGGGAGAACAAGCAGGGGTTAGAAGATGGCATCCCCCATCTAGTATATGTGGCTAGAGAGAAGAGGCCAAAACATCCACATCATTACAAAGCTGGAGCCATGAACGTTCTG GCAAGGGTCTCAGGAGTGATGACAAATGCTCCATTCATGCTCAATGTGGACTGTGACATGTTTGCTAATAACCCTGAAGTCATTCTTCATGGCATGTGCCTGCTACTCGGGTTTGACAATGAGGTGTCAACTGGATTTGTTCAGGCACCACAGCAGTTCTATGGGGCTCTCAAGGATGATCCTTTTGGGAATCAATTAGTAGTCTTGCAAGGG ATTACTGGGGTGGGATTTGGAGGTATTCAAGGTCCATTTTATGGAGGGACAGGATGCTTCCACCGAAGAAAAATTTTATATGGTTCTGCACCGGGGCTTGCTGGAGTTAGCAAACATT ATGACTTATCTGACAAAGAACCCCAAAGGATATACGGCGATTCCAGAGAATTAATGGAGTCGGCTTCTCGAATAATTTCAGGAAAAATTAGAGAAACTTCATGCAACAACAATCTTTCGAGTAGAGTAGAAGTTGCTAAGAGAGTTGCCTCCTGTAGCTACGAGTTCAATACATGTTGGGGAAAGCAG ATTGGATGGGCCTATGGCTCGATGACGGAAGACATCCTCACCGGGCTTAGAATCCATTCAATGGGTTGGAAATCAGTGTACCTGATATTAGATCCACCGGCTTTCCTTGGAAGTGCCCCGACCGGAGGTCCGGCGAGCTTGACTCAATACAAGAGGTGGTCCACAGGCCTTCTTGAGATATTATTCATCAAGAGCAGCCCCATAATTGCCGCTTTCTCCAAGCAGCTCAAGTTTCGGATGTGCTTGGCCTATTTGATTGTAATTGTTTGGCCTCTACGCTCCATCGGAGAGATCTGCTATGCTCTGCTCCCTGCTTACTGTCTCCTTGCCAATACCTCCTTCTTGCCAAAG GCTTCAGAAGCTGTCTTCGTGATACCCTTGGCTCTCTTCCTCATCTCCAACATCCACTCATTAATAGAATACTTCCAATGTGGGCTCTCAGCGCGGGCATGTTGGAACAACCAGAGGATGCATAGGATCTTCGCGATGACTGCATGGTTGTTTGGTTTGCTTGCtgttctcctcaagatcctgggcCTCTCTGAGACAATATTCGAAGTCACCCGAAAGGACCAACAATCTGATGCCAATGATACAGACAAAGATCCTGGGAGGTTTACCTTCGATAACTCGCCAGTGTTTGTCTCTGGTACTGCTGTCCTGCTCGTGAACAAGGTGGCGCTCGCTGTCGGCCTGCTACGGCTTCACGGGCCAGTGGATGGAGGGCCGAGCCCGGGGCTTGGAGAGTTTGCTTGCAGTGTTTGGGTGGTGTTCAGCTTCTGGCCATTCGTGAGGGGTCTGGTTGGGAAAGGGAGTTATGGGATCCCTTGGCCTGTCATTTTGAAAGCTGCTGTCTTGGCGTCCCTCTTTATGCAGTTTTGTGGATTCGGATGGGTGCATTAG